From Solanum lycopersicum chromosome 8, SLM_r2.1, the proteins below share one genomic window:
- the LOC138338023 gene encoding uncharacterized protein, with protein sequence MNTWGTKGLRTGAVAARGNQNPPQAPAEGVAMPVNPAGLADAEVRASLAQMAQAIMMQAQAMTAQLNRQDVLRENPPVRSIADRLRDFTRMNPLIFTGAKTSEDPQEFIDELHKILVAMGATDIEKAELASYQLKDVAQTWCKMWRDSRVLEGVPVTWELFKTAFLERFFPREMKEAKVEEFINLKQGSMIVREYSLKFVKLSRYATPLVSTSREEMSRFLTGINGYLEEDCRAAMLHDNMDLSRLMMHVQQAGPSHGGHRNNFGIREQPKFKKGQQSAGNSDPQRNTTPRGGRPEPKRGNGGEMQHPRKTCTKCGRTHLGECRQCTNACFGCGKSGHMVIDCPQNRGQAGGNAQPRPTPHNAAAAEPPKRNIFYALKGREEQEKSADVVTGMLQVFSTSVYALLDPGSTLSFVTPLLALTFEVLPEVLHDPIVVSTPLGENVKADRVYQNCPIVVSGRVCANLIELPMHDFDIILGMDWLHNHYACLDCRSRVVRFRFPNEEELVWEGKCEFWLRSVTFLGHVVSDQGVEVDPRKTEAVKKWPKPLTPTDIRSFLGLAGYYRSGSQKGSASRSCVDGDEGLSVVKNE encoded by the exons atgaatactTGGGGAACTAAGGGTCTGAGGACGGGAGCAGTAGCAGCTAGGGGTAATCagaatccaccccaggctccagctgaaggagtggccatgccagtgaacccagctgggttggctgatgcggaggtgagggcatctctagcccagatggcacaggccatcaTGATGCAGGCCCAAGCTATGACTGCCCAACTCAACCGGCAGGATGTTCTGAGGGAAAACCCACCGGTTCGCAGCATAGCTGACAGACtgcgagacttcacgaggatgaatcctctaaTTTTCACAGGGGCTAAGACTTCAGAAGATCCTCAGGAATTTATAGACGAGTTGCATAAGATACTGGTAGCCATGGGGGccactgatattgagaaggctgagttggcttcctaccagctcaaagatgttgcacagacttggtgcaaaatGTGGCGAGATAGCCGTGTCCTAGAAGGGGTGCCCGTCACCTGGGAGCTGTTCAAGACAGCATTTTTGGAAaggttcttccctagagagatgaaagaggccaaggttgaggagttcatcaacctcaagcaaggATCCATGAttgtcagggagtattccctgaagtttgtgaagTTATCAAGGTATGCTACTCCCTTGGTTTCTACCAGCAGGGAGGAGATGAGCAGattcctcacaggaatcaatGGATACCTGGAGGAGGATTGTCGggctgcgatgctccatgataatatggacctttctagattaatgatgcatgtccagcag gcaggtcccagccatggaggccatagaaacaattttggcaTCCGCGAGCAGCCCAAATTCAAGAAGGGGCAACAGAGTGCTGGAAATTCTGACCCTCAGAGAAATACAACGCCTAGAGGAGGCAGACCCGAACCCAAGaggggcaatggaggtgagatgcagcaTCCAAGGAAgacttgtactaagtgtggccGAACTCACCTTGGAGAATGTAGACAGTGCACTAATGCCTGTttcggttgtggtaagagtggacacatggtcATAGACTGTCCCCAGAACAGAGGTCAGGCTGggggtaatgctcagcctaggcctacCCCACATAATGCAGCAGCAGCCGAGCCTCCGAAGAGGAACATATTTTATGCCTTGAAAGgtagggaggagcaggagaagtccgctgatgtggtcacaggtatgctgcaagtattctcaacttctgtttatgctttacttgatccagggtctacacTTTCCTTTGTGACTCCTCTACTTGCCCTTACTTTTGAAGTACTACCTGAAGtcctgcatgatcctatagtggttagtacacctttaggagaaaatgtgaaAGCTGATAGGGTATACCAgaattgcccaatagttgtgaGTGGCAGGGTGTGTGCAAACttgattgagttacccatgcatgattttgatattattcttggcatggactggcttcacaaccattatgcttgcttggactgtcgtagtagagtggtgaggtttcgtttccctaatgaagaagagttagtctgggaggg caagtgtgaattctggctgagatcagtgaccttcctgggccatgttgtgtccgatcaaggTGTAGAAGTGGACCCCAGAAAGACTGAAGCAGTTAAGAAGTGGCCAAAGCCTCTTACACCCACCGATATCCGTAGCTttctgggattggctggttactaccgcag TGGAAGTCAAAAAGGGTCAGCATCTcgatcctgtgttgatggagatgaaggactcagtgttgttaaaaatgaatga
- the LOC138338024 gene encoding uncharacterized protein, whose translation MITPIKVRGHNIDNSWIVPYNPYLLKKFGCHMNVEICSDIKAVKYIYKYICKGHDKIAFSVNNNDTNIEIDEIKEYQSARWVSPPEAAWRLLAFAISEMTPRAFFIDGPGGTGKTFLYRALLAAVRTKGFIALATASSGVAASILLGGRTAHSRFKIPVDIDDNFTCNISKQISLAILIRDSKLIVWDEVSMAKKT comes from the exons atgATCACACCAATCAAAGTTAGAGGACACAACATTGATAATTCTTGGATTGTTCCGTACAATCCATATTTACTGAAGAAATTTGGTTGTCATATGAATGTTGAAATATGTTCTGACATTAAGGCTGTCAAATacatttacaaatatatttgcAAAGGACATGATAAAATTGCATTTTCtgtaaataataatgatactaaCATAGAAATAGATGAAATCAAAGAATACCAATCTGCTAGATGGGTTTCTCCACCGGAGGCTGCATGGCGTCTGCTTGCTTTTGCGATAAGTGAAATGACTCCAA GAGCTTTTTTCATTGATGGTCCTGGGGGAACtggaaaaacatttttatatcGAGCTTTGTTGGCTGCTGTAAGAACAAAAGGATTCATAGCTTTGGCAACTGCAAGTTCTGGTGTGGCAGCTTCAATACTTCTGGGAGGACGAACAGCTCATTCACGTTTCAAAATTCCTGTTGACATTGATGACAATTTCACTTGCAATATTAGTAAACAAATTTCGTTAGCAATTCTAATTCGAGATTCAAAACTAATTGTTTGGGATGAAGTCTCAATGGCAAAAAAAACATGA